The proteins below come from a single Bacteroidota bacterium genomic window:
- a CDS encoding LytTR family DNA-binding domain-containing protein has translation MKVLIIEDEPYAQQELKRLLDSLDEPVEILEMIDSVEDAVEWLQSHPAPGLIFLDIQLADGLSFEIFRQVEVHSPVIFTTAYDQYAIEAFRLNSIDYLLKPIRVEDLRKATGKLQRMREHFAPAPHKGQGLSPEQIEDVIHRLSREYKSRFVSRIGDQIRHIPVEDIAYFYAEDNVVFLITRKNERVIVEYSIEEISRMVDPKHFFRLNRAFVAHIQAIGKVYKYLNSRLKIELLPVCEKDVLVSRVRVGEFMGWMDR, from the coding sequence ATGAAAGTCCTCATAATAGAAGACGAACCCTATGCACAGCAGGAACTGAAAAGGTTGCTTGATAGCCTGGATGAACCGGTTGAGATCCTGGAAATGATCGATTCTGTGGAAGACGCTGTGGAATGGCTTCAGAGCCATCCTGCTCCCGGTTTGATATTCCTCGACATTCAGCTTGCCGATGGCCTGAGTTTTGAAATATTCAGGCAGGTTGAGGTACATTCGCCCGTGATCTTTACCACGGCATACGATCAATATGCCATAGAAGCTTTCCGGCTGAACAGCATAGATTATCTGTTGAAACCCATACGTGTGGAGGACCTCAGAAAGGCGACAGGGAAGCTGCAAAGGATGAGGGAGCATTTTGCACCGGCCCCCCATAAGGGGCAGGGATTAAGCCCGGAGCAGATTGAAGATGTGATCCATCGTTTAAGCAGGGAATACAAATCGAGGTTTGTTTCCAGGATAGGGGACCAGATCAGGCATATACCGGTGGAGGATATCGCATACTTTTACGCTGAAGATAATGTTGTTTTTCTGATAACCAGGAAAAATGAACGGGTAATCGTGGAATATTCCATAGAAGAGATTAGCCGGATGGTGGACCCGAAGCATTTTTTCAGGCTAAACAGAGCTTTTGTGGCCCATATCCAGGCTATTGGCAAAGTATATAAGTATTTGAACAGCAGGCTTAAAATTGAACTTCTCCCGGTGTGTGAAAAAGATGTGCTGGTCAGCAGGGTGAGGGTGGGGGAGTTTATGGGGTGGATGGATAGGTGA
- a CDS encoding histidine kinase has product MFEYLTRQKVLWFLVILLTGLMIQFSLDVIFSVLYKTQGLFSSWVNYMISVGLSVLMLYGLSFLTSWMNRKYPWEKSPAMRVYIQVILTSLFVAGMVMIMRLLILTAFFPSGFIRLLDELIIAVIFVIFGLLLLIIDTGVSLLNRWRVSLAEIEKFRRENLATQFEMLRVQVNPHFLFNSLNTLSSLIYQNQDTASHFVRELSSVYRYILEKRKDDIVPLREELQFTDSYRYLLGLRFDQKLLFRVEIEEKMLNRMIIPLTLQILIENAVKHNVVSMKKPLEISIVTRDDNTLVLANNLQKKKEETYSSGIGLDNIRSRLKILTDRTLDVHESENEFRVTIPLLEEDEIKKIYTR; this is encoded by the coding sequence ATGTTTGAATACCTCACCCGGCAGAAAGTTTTGTGGTTCCTGGTAATCCTATTGACAGGACTGATGATCCAGTTTTCGCTGGATGTGATATTCAGTGTTTTGTATAAAACCCAGGGATTATTCTCTTCCTGGGTAAACTATATGATATCCGTTGGATTGTCGGTTCTCATGTTGTATGGCTTATCATTCCTGACTTCGTGGATGAACAGGAAGTATCCCTGGGAGAAATCACCCGCAATGCGGGTATATATTCAGGTAATACTGACGTCTTTATTTGTTGCAGGAATGGTCATGATCATGCGTTTGCTCATCCTGACCGCATTTTTCCCGTCGGGCTTTATCCGTCTTCTTGATGAACTGATCATAGCGGTAATTTTTGTAATTTTTGGCTTGTTGCTGTTAATTATTGATACAGGTGTCAGTTTGCTCAACCGATGGCGAGTTTCACTGGCCGAGATTGAAAAGTTCAGAAGGGAGAATCTCGCTACGCAATTTGAGATGTTGCGCGTGCAGGTGAATCCGCATTTTTTGTTCAACAGTCTGAACACCCTTTCATCCTTGATCTATCAAAATCAGGATACGGCATCCCATTTTGTCAGGGAGCTTTCAAGCGTTTACAGGTATATCCTGGAAAAACGGAAAGACGATATCGTCCCCCTTCGGGAAGAGCTGCAGTTTACCGATTCGTACCGCTACCTGCTGGGATTAAGGTTTGATCAGAAACTGCTGTTCAGGGTTGAGATCGAAGAGAAAATGCTCAACAGGATGATCATTCCGCTAACATTGCAGATACTGATTGAAAATGCGGTCAAACACAACGTTGTTTCAATGAAAAAGCCGCTGGAGATCAGTATTGTAACGAGAGATGATAATACCCTGGTGCTTGCCAATAACCTGCAAAAGAAGAAAGAAGAGACCTATTCTTCAGGAATTGGTCTCGACAACATACGCAGCAGGCTGAAGATCCTTACCGACAGGACGCTGGATGTGCATGAATCGGAAAATGAATTCAGGGTGACCATCCCTCTCCTGGAAGAAGATGAGATAAAAAAAATATATACCCGGTAA